One genomic window of Sodaliphilus pleomorphus includes the following:
- a CDS encoding iron-containing alcohol dehydrogenase → MQNFDYMTPTRLIFGRESIVKLPSVMSQFGKKILLAYGGGSIKKIGLYDRVIKLLEGYDIVELSGIQPNPKYDPSVLDGVRLCKEHNIDVILAVGGGSVLDCSKAIAAGAKYDGDPWDLISYKAKAQAALPIVDIITLAATGSEYDCGGVISRTETNDKIGYMDPHLFPAVSILDPVYTFSVSKKQTAAGIADAMNHTMEQYFAADTTLLNDGFCESMLRSLMINGRKCLDNPEDYNARAEMMLDCTYGCNGILSLGNSPSGWPCHAIEHALSAYYDITHGEGLAIITPRWMRHILSEKTIDRFVKYGINVFGIDASLPKQEIAQKAIDATYKFFESINIPMHLRDVGIDDSRIDEMAHHVAVNEGLDKAYVPLTEQDIREILVASL, encoded by the coding sequence ATGCAAAACTTTGATTACATGACCCCGACTCGCCTCATTTTTGGCAGGGAGTCGATTGTGAAGCTGCCCAGTGTAATGTCGCAGTTTGGTAAAAAAATTCTTCTCGCCTATGGTGGCGGGAGCATTAAAAAGATAGGCCTTTACGACCGTGTGATAAAACTGCTGGAAGGCTACGACATCGTAGAGCTCTCTGGCATACAGCCCAATCCAAAATACGACCCATCGGTGCTCGACGGTGTGCGCCTGTGCAAGGAGCACAACATCGATGTCATTCTGGCTGTGGGCGGCGGCAGTGTGCTTGACTGCTCAAAGGCCATCGCTGCCGGAGCCAAGTACGACGGCGACCCCTGGGACCTGATCTCCTACAAGGCCAAGGCGCAGGCAGCCCTGCCCATCGTCGATATCATCACCCTTGCCGCTACGGGTTCGGAATATGATTGCGGAGGAGTGATTTCGCGCACCGAGACCAACGACAAGATTGGCTACATGGACCCGCACCTGTTTCCTGCCGTTTCGATTCTCGACCCTGTATACACCTTCAGCGTGTCGAAGAAGCAAACTGCCGCAGGCATTGCCGACGCGATGAACCACACGATGGAGCAGTATTTTGCCGCCGACACGACGCTGCTCAACGACGGTTTCTGCGAGTCGATGCTGCGCAGCCTGATGATAAATGGCCGCAAGTGCCTGGATAATCCCGAGGACTACAATGCACGTGCCGAGATGATGCTCGACTGCACCTACGGTTGCAACGGCATTCTCTCGCTGGGCAACAGCCCGTCGGGATGGCCCTGCCATGCCATCGAGCATGCCCTCTCGGCCTACTACGACATCACACACGGCGAGGGTCTGGCCATCATCACGCCCCGCTGGATGAGGCACATCCTGAGCGAGAAAACCATCGACCGCTTTGTGAAGTACGGCATCAACGTCTTCGGCATCGACGCCTCGCTGCCCAAGCAGGAGATTGCCCAGAAGGCCATCGATGCAACCTACAAGTTCTTTGAGAGCATCAACATCCCCATGCACCTGCGTGACGTGGGCATCGACGACAGCCGCATCGACGAGATGGCTCATCACGTCGCCGTCAACGAGGGGCTCGACAAGGCCTACGTCCCCTTGACTGAGCAGGACATAAGGGAAATCTTGGTGGCAAGCTTGTAG
- the priA gene encoding replication restart helicase PriA yields MSQYAEVLLPLAIQGTYTYQVPAAMTHGVAVGSRVLVPFGRRKMYTAIVVMLHDHKPQGYQVKEIASLLDARPILRHPQLKLWEWIADYYLCSMGEVYRAAVPSGLKVESETFVSVNPDYEEESPGQLRDRDKVVLDMAKTRGRVQIDEIARATGFGNVVNQVSHLLDLGAIRVSERVVDNYRPRTEKCVRLAIARNDEASLHRFFDELKRAKKQEQLLLAYLDLSRWLQRGQEVKEVTQAALLERAGVTQPVLAAAAQRGVFELYKREINRFAELGNKLQSLPVLSQDQQRAYHEIHQCFKQQAITLLHGVTSSGKTSIYMHLIADALRQGRQVLYLVPEIALTTQLTHRLRAVFGDKLLIYHSKFSDNERVDIWKRLLDKAEPCVVIGVRSSVFLPYANLGLVIVDEEHDTSYKQQDPAPRYNGRNVAMILAMMHGAKILLGSATPSIEVYHRALEGSYGLVRLTTRYGDIKMPLVQIIDTKKARKKHEMNGMFSLELIKECRRALEAGEQVILFQNRRGYAPMVRCKECGWVPTCRNCDVSLTYHKLTRSLTCHYCGYTIGLPDLCPACGLPGIEIVGYGTERIEDDIDQVFPDEKISRMDLDTTRNKNSYDRIIDDFSSHRTNILVGTQMVTKGLDFDGVSIVGILNADTMISFPDFRSGERAFDMMEQVAGRSGRAHKQGKVIIQTSNPSHPVVDYVTRHDYEGFYRHELGEREKFGFPPYTRIINIYLKHRDDAMVGEVAVRYSGLLRQVFGQRVLGPEAPMVARVQNFYIRQIMLKMELEASMVKVKKILRGIYERMVSIDSRMKSTILYYDVDPM; encoded by the coding sequence ATGAGCCAATATGCCGAAGTCTTGCTGCCTCTTGCCATCCAGGGCACCTATACCTATCAAGTGCCTGCCGCGATGACCCACGGGGTAGCGGTGGGGTCGCGCGTGCTTGTGCCTTTCGGCCGCAGGAAGATGTACACGGCCATTGTGGTCATGCTGCACGACCACAAGCCGCAGGGCTACCAAGTGAAGGAGATTGCCTCACTGCTCGACGCCCGTCCCATCTTGCGGCACCCCCAGCTCAAGTTGTGGGAGTGGATTGCCGACTACTACCTGTGCTCGATGGGCGAGGTGTATCGCGCTGCCGTGCCCAGCGGGCTCAAGGTGGAGAGCGAGACGTTTGTGAGCGTCAACCCCGACTACGAGGAGGAGAGCCCTGGTCAGCTGCGCGACCGCGACAAGGTGGTGCTCGACATGGCCAAGACTCGCGGACGCGTGCAAATCGACGAGATTGCACGCGCCACCGGCTTTGGCAACGTGGTGAACCAGGTGAGCCACCTGCTCGACTTGGGAGCCATACGCGTGAGCGAGCGTGTGGTCGACAACTACCGCCCCCGCACCGAGAAGTGCGTGCGCCTGGCTATCGCGCGCAACGACGAGGCCAGCTTGCACCGCTTCTTCGACGAGCTCAAGCGTGCCAAGAAGCAGGAACAGCTGTTGCTGGCCTACCTCGACCTGTCTCGCTGGCTGCAGCGCGGCCAGGAGGTGAAAGAGGTGACCCAGGCTGCGCTGCTGGAGCGTGCCGGGGTCACCCAGCCCGTGCTCGCGGCAGCCGCCCAGCGCGGTGTGTTTGAGCTCTACAAGCGCGAGATCAACCGCTTTGCCGAGCTGGGCAACAAGCTCCAGAGCCTGCCGGTCTTGAGCCAGGACCAGCAGCGGGCCTATCACGAGATACACCAGTGCTTCAAGCAGCAGGCCATCACCTTGCTGCACGGCGTGACCTCGAGCGGCAAAACCTCGATCTACATGCACCTCATTGCCGACGCCCTGCGTCAGGGCAGGCAAGTGCTTTATCTCGTGCCCGAGATTGCCCTCACCACCCAATTGACTCACCGCCTGCGCGCGGTGTTTGGCGACAAGCTGCTCATCTATCACTCCAAGTTCAGCGACAACGAGCGTGTCGATATATGGAAGCGCCTGCTCGACAAGGCCGAGCCCTGTGTGGTGATAGGGGTGCGCTCGAGCGTGTTTCTGCCCTATGCCAACCTGGGGCTGGTCATCGTCGACGAGGAGCACGACACGAGCTACAAGCAGCAAGACCCGGCTCCCCGCTACAACGGGCGCAACGTGGCTATGATACTGGCCATGATGCACGGTGCCAAGATACTGCTGGGCTCGGCCACACCCTCGATCGAGGTGTATCACCGTGCCCTCGAGGGCAGCTACGGCCTGGTGCGGCTCACTACGCGCTACGGCGACATCAAGATGCCACTGGTGCAGATCATCGACACCAAAAAAGCCCGCAAGAAGCACGAGATGAATGGCATGTTCTCGCTCGAGCTCATCAAGGAGTGCCGCCGCGCCCTCGAGGCCGGCGAGCAGGTCATACTGTTCCAGAACCGCCGCGGCTATGCTCCCATGGTACGCTGTAAGGAGTGCGGCTGGGTGCCCACATGCCGCAACTGCGACGTGTCGCTCACCTACCACAAGCTCACGCGCTCGCTCACCTGCCACTATTGCGGCTACACCATAGGCCTGCCCGACTTGTGCCCGGCCTGCGGCCTGCCCGGCATCGAGATTGTGGGCTACGGCACCGAGCGCATCGAGGACGACATCGATCAGGTGTTTCCCGACGAGAAAATATCGCGCATGGACCTCGACACCACACGCAACAAGAACAGCTACGACCGCATCATCGACGACTTCTCGAGCCACCGCACCAATATACTGGTGGGCACCCAAATGGTGACCAAGGGTCTCGACTTCGACGGTGTGAGCATCGTGGGCATTCTCAATGCCGACACGATGATAAGCTTCCCCGACTTCAGGTCGGGCGAGCGGGCTTTCGACATGATGGAGCAGGTGGCGGGCCGCAGCGGCCGCGCCCACAAGCAGGGCAAGGTCATCATCCAGACCTCCAATCCCAGCCACCCCGTGGTCGACTATGTGACCCGTCACGACTATGAGGGCTTCTATCGCCACGAGCTGGGCGAGCGTGAGAAATTCGGCTTCCCGCCCTATACCCGCATCATCAACATCTATCTCAAGCATCGCGACGACGCCATGGTGGGCGAGGTGGCTGTGCGCTATAGCGGGCTGCTGCGCCAGGTGTTCGGGCAGCGCGTGCTGGGTCCCGAGGCTCCCATGGTGGCCAGGGTGCAGAATTTCTACATACGCCAAATCATGCTCAAGATGGAGCTTGAGGCCTCGATGGTGAAGGTGAAAAAGATATTGCGCGGCATCTACGAGCGCATGGTGAGCATCGACTCACGCATGAAATCGACTATCCTGTACTACGACGTCGACCCCATGTGA
- a CDS encoding aldo/keto reductase, with amino-acid sequence METITLSNGVEMPLLGYGVFMVSPDECERCVTDALHVGYRLIDTAQAYHNEEGVGKAWRKSGIGREDLFIVTKVWISNSGEQKAAKSIDESLRKLQTEYVDLLLIHQAYGDVFGTWRALEKAYRDGKARAIGVSNFQAGRFFDFAHYVDVKPMVNQLQCNTLIQQTGIEPFLAQFDTKMMAWGPLGGQGVDGIVKSELLAGIGAKYNKSAAQVALRWLTQRGIVAIPKSTHKERMQQNFDIFDFSLTADELALIASMNQHDTGTKNFGDPQFIKYLLENYG; translated from the coding sequence ATGGAAACGATCACTTTATCAAATGGAGTTGAAATGCCCTTGCTGGGCTATGGCGTGTTTATGGTCTCGCCCGATGAGTGTGAACGCTGCGTGACCGATGCTTTGCATGTGGGCTACAGGCTTATCGACACGGCGCAGGCCTACCACAACGAGGAAGGCGTGGGAAAGGCCTGGCGCAAGAGCGGCATAGGGCGCGAAGACCTGTTTATCGTGACGAAGGTGTGGATCTCAAATTCTGGCGAGCAAAAGGCCGCCAAGAGCATCGACGAGAGCCTGCGCAAGTTGCAGACTGAGTACGTCGACCTGCTGCTCATTCATCAGGCCTATGGCGACGTGTTTGGCACGTGGCGGGCTCTGGAGAAAGCCTATCGCGACGGCAAGGCTCGAGCCATAGGCGTGAGCAACTTCCAGGCTGGCCGCTTCTTCGACTTCGCCCACTATGTCGACGTGAAGCCAATGGTGAACCAGCTGCAATGCAACACCCTCATCCAGCAGACAGGCATCGAACCGTTTCTTGCACAGTTCGATACAAAGATGATGGCATGGGGACCCCTGGGCGGACAAGGCGTGGATGGCATCGTGAAGAGCGAACTGCTGGCAGGCATCGGTGCGAAATACAACAAGAGTGCTGCACAGGTAGCCCTGCGCTGGCTCACCCAGCGAGGCATCGTAGCCATCCCCAAGAGTACGCACAAGGAGCGCATGCAGCAGAACTTCGACATCTTCGACTTCTCGTTGACTGCCGACGAGCTGGCATTGATTGCCAGCATGAACCAGCACGACACGGGCACTAAAAATTTTGGCGACCCCCAGTTTATAAAATACCTCCTCGAGAACTACGGATAA
- a CDS encoding helix-turn-helix domain-containing protein has product MKVDFRYSTCFQAMNAPDLRTTCVHLLCTAGEGSFVFNERCYHIVKNDLVVIPCPNRVSNLAPHADMQVEWFAADYKFLQSLLPANNYSIGGSISLNQDPVIKLTHVQARSVLADFHNLRDRMGDRHLLFYRELMGSLCLTMMYDIFEAHAQHGVPHAHSDRTAYIVKQLMALLATGISRTERDVSYYAYRLNVSPKYLSATVKRVTGHSVTSYIDRHTVPILKDYLNDDRLSLTQIAEMMNFSSLSYFSRYCTKHLGQSPSACRQSLQPK; this is encoded by the coding sequence ATGAAGGTAGATTTCAGGTATTCCACTTGCTTCCAGGCGATGAATGCGCCTGATTTGCGCACCACCTGTGTGCACCTGCTTTGCACAGCAGGCGAGGGCAGTTTTGTGTTTAATGAGCGCTGCTATCATATCGTAAAGAACGATCTGGTGGTGATTCCCTGCCCTAACCGTGTGAGCAACCTCGCTCCCCATGCCGACATGCAAGTCGAGTGGTTTGCTGCCGACTACAAATTCTTGCAGAGCCTGCTGCCGGCCAACAACTATAGCATAGGTGGAAGCATCTCGTTGAATCAGGATCCCGTCATCAAGCTCACCCACGTGCAAGCCCGCTCTGTGCTCGCCGACTTCCACAACCTGCGTGACCGCATGGGCGACCGCCATCTGCTTTTCTATCGCGAACTCATGGGGAGTCTATGCCTGACCATGATGTACGACATCTTCGAGGCTCATGCCCAGCATGGCGTCCCCCACGCCCACAGCGACCGCACGGCCTATATTGTGAAACAGCTCATGGCTCTACTCGCTACTGGCATCAGCCGCACAGAGCGTGACGTGAGTTACTACGCCTACCGCTTGAACGTGTCGCCCAAGTATCTCTCGGCTACTGTAAAACGTGTGACGGGTCACAGTGTCACCTCCTACATCGACCGCCACACCGTGCCCATACTGAAAGACTACCTGAACGACGACCGCTTGTCGCTCACCCAGATAGCCGAAATGATGAATTTTTCATCGCTCTCTTACTTCAGCCGCTACTGCACCAAGCACCTTGGCCAGTCGCCCAGCGCGTGTCGCCAGAGCCTTCAGCCCAAGTAA
- a CDS encoding glycosyltransferase codes for MTRKIAVVFEGNYTNRYGGFNAVINRVVSLRAIADYAIDVYMIQVYDKGLTRLRRESTPASERPAAIEVEGVKIVMWWVERSWLDSLGHRMLGLSPTVMLGRLRALSARLRDYDIVSAHDRLAAHVALEAGRRYGMPVFFSWHGASIYTDPVEDRMIRRCTVELLKSPTCNFFVSEGLVREAHKLTPHFKYEILLNGAPPQFHRYSAAERHRLRSRLGVEDCKVVAYAGRFEPVKNVLWLPDIFHRIALKYDGRVVFWTMGSGWQSDHVKRGFDDSGIDYKMWGKVAPERMPELFNCVDVLVLPSRLEGFPLVTIEALACGANAVAADTVSTAEGIGRDNVFVLDDDFIDNISSRAAEMLARHIDQPLPEACSCAATAKKENEIYQRYLTKLPKNQ; via the coding sequence ATGACGAGGAAAATCGCAGTCGTGTTTGAAGGCAACTACACGAATCGCTACGGAGGATTCAACGCGGTCATCAACCGCGTGGTGAGTTTGCGTGCCATTGCCGACTATGCCATCGACGTGTACATGATACAGGTGTACGACAAGGGACTCACGCGGTTGCGCCGCGAGAGCACTCCTGCCAGCGAGCGCCCCGCTGCCATCGAGGTGGAGGGCGTGAAAATCGTCATGTGGTGGGTTGAGCGCTCGTGGCTCGACTCGCTGGGGCACCGCATGCTGGGCTTGAGCCCAACCGTGATGCTGGGCCGGCTGCGCGCCTTGAGCGCGCGGCTCAGGGACTACGACATCGTATCGGCCCACGACCGGCTGGCGGCTCATGTGGCCCTTGAGGCAGGGCGCCGCTATGGCATGCCCGTGTTTTTCTCGTGGCACGGGGCCAGCATCTACACCGATCCTGTCGAGGACCGCATGATAAGGCGCTGCACGGTCGAGCTGCTCAAGAGCCCCACGTGCAACTTCTTTGTGAGCGAGGGCCTGGTGAGAGAGGCGCACAAGCTCACCCCGCATTTCAAGTATGAGATACTGCTCAACGGCGCGCCGCCGCAGTTTCATCGCTATAGCGCCGCCGAGCGGCACCGGCTGCGTAGCCGCCTGGGCGTGGAGGACTGCAAGGTGGTGGCCTATGCCGGCCGCTTTGAGCCGGTGAAAAACGTGTTGTGGCTGCCCGACATCTTCCACCGCATCGCCCTCAAGTACGACGGGCGCGTCGTGTTCTGGACCATGGGCAGCGGCTGGCAGAGCGACCATGTGAAGCGCGGCTTCGACGACAGTGGCATCGACTACAAGATGTGGGGCAAGGTTGCCCCCGAGCGCATGCCCGAGTTGTTCAACTGCGTCGACGTGCTGGTGTTGCCCAGCCGTCTCGAGGGCTTCCCGCTGGTGACCATCGAGGCGCTGGCCTGCGGCGCCAATGCCGTGGCTGCCGACACGGTGAGTACTGCCGAGGGCATAGGACGCGACAATGTGTTTGTGCTCGACGACGATTTCATCGACAACATCTCTTCGCGGGCTGCCGAGATGCTCGCCAGGCACATCGACCAGCCTCTGCCTGAGGCGTGCAGCTGCGCTGCTACGGCCAAGAAAGAAAACGAGATCTATCAACGATATTTAACCAAGCTACCAAAGAATCAATGA
- a CDS encoding IS30 family transposase — MYKQLTSEQRYTISVLLQTKFSLSFIAETIGVSVSTVSRERRRNSNAKGVYDARTAVLKVKRRKARTPGNRRIAPYVRSRVFELIRKEQWSPEEVAGWLGKKEGITVSKSTIYNWIAALSPHYGDNIRKHLRHGGRPRQKSLLTTKAHIPNRLSIDERPETDYGQTIGDWEMDTIVGKEGKGAIVTLVERRSCFMLMEKLDTGKQAVPLAYAVVRLIRESGLPVRSITTDNGPEFAAHEIIARELNTKVYFAHPYCSWEKGAIENMNGLIRQYIPKKTDFRGISRLYVKSIIEKLNNRPRKKNGFRKPKDMIKEK; from the coding sequence ATGTATAAACAATTAACCTCGGAGCAAAGATACACAATAAGTGTGCTACTCCAAACGAAATTCTCACTTAGTTTCATAGCCGAGACTATTGGTGTGTCAGTAAGCACGGTTTCTCGTGAGCGAAGGCGTAATTCTAATGCTAAAGGCGTTTATGACGCACGTACGGCCGTATTGAAAGTCAAACGACGCAAGGCCAGGACACCTGGCAATCGCCGTATCGCTCCCTATGTACGCAGCCGTGTTTTTGAACTTATCCGTAAGGAGCAGTGGTCGCCGGAGGAAGTCGCCGGATGGCTTGGCAAGAAAGAGGGCATCACGGTGTCCAAGTCAACCATATACAACTGGATAGCGGCCCTTTCCCCACATTACGGGGACAACATCCGAAAGCACCTCAGGCATGGAGGCAGACCAAGGCAAAAGTCCTTGCTTACCACCAAGGCGCATATTCCCAACCGCCTCTCCATTGACGAAAGACCGGAAACGGACTATGGACAGACCATAGGAGACTGGGAGATGGACACCATCGTAGGAAAGGAAGGCAAAGGTGCCATCGTTACTCTGGTTGAGAGGAGGAGCTGCTTTATGCTCATGGAGAAACTCGATACGGGAAAGCAGGCCGTTCCACTGGCATATGCCGTGGTGAGACTCATACGGGAGAGCGGGTTGCCTGTAAGGTCGATAACGACAGACAACGGGCCGGAGTTTGCCGCACACGAAATCATTGCGAGGGAACTTAACACGAAAGTTTACTTCGCACATCCGTACTGCTCGTGGGAGAAGGGAGCTATCGAGAACATGAACGGGCTCATCAGGCAATATATTCCGAAGAAGACGGACTTTAGGGGAATTTCAAGGCTATATGTCAAGAGCATCATCGAAAAATTAAACAACAGGCCAAGAAAGAAAAACGGATTTCGAAAGCCCAAAGACATGATTAAAGAAAAATAG